One Rhinopithecus roxellana isolate Shanxi Qingling chromosome 7, ASM756505v1, whole genome shotgun sequence DNA segment encodes these proteins:
- the LOC115898618 gene encoding LOW QUALITY PROTEIN: uncharacterized protein CXorf49 (The sequence of the model RefSeq protein was modified relative to this genomic sequence to represent the inferred CDS: inserted 6 bases in 4 codons; deleted 1 base in 1 codon; substituted 2 bases at 2 genomic stop codons): MLVGGGWTDEKAWDSKKARRRPRGCPEATSGQGHREQTLDDGLPTVQAVWNAARSSPDEVSVCEACFRPEGGKQAGPHTASLRAPRGQGHCRCLHLGTKRSGEGKGGFTDPEGFSFEPEREMIEQGRVVLWGQEGRPGTPVHDKGDGVDYSSYLADEPLSCSILLPPSVQGHLSPEGSAAEGSADIRADLEVRSSGRGALSPSPGEWQQDSIRPLHLSSPGSGPAWENRERGSKSSLSVQADPRDXSAEGRARLSTHDSDSADASSGLPVITVIIHTKEGSHAKPGSPEKPADTXGRRPSMHRKESYFHVQGPLLTSLPACSLTPAMERPAVGELDMSSLKKMQSMVWGKVGIRPSCSGAAVTGPLPRGPLGRKVAQEKKSLGVATKLALLGAFPAWGQRLSAVPPDPANFPPVSGXGLLGNSARPKEPKHSSPGKKPPGRKTRESQAAAREDNDPNRDEVPRAQLPTHKSELISLSVCHGEYSSADPNIRAPQVXGTSQHLALNLRHLVPRHPAPSSDXQPPVHPPRLERQQLPPGAQGCPXIMLCCIWLQREIDELTQQLAAMQFFTDKLQDL, encoded by the exons ATGCTGGTTGGTGGTGGATGGACCGATGAGAAGGCGTGGGACAGTAAGAAGGCAAGGCGTAGGCCTCGAGGGTGTCCAGAAGCCACGAGTGGTCAGGGACATCGTGAACAGACTTTG GACGACGGTCTCCCCACAGTCCAGGCTGTCTGGAATGCCGCCAGGAGCTCCCCTGATGAGGTGTCCGTTTGCGAGGCTTGTTTCCGCCCAGAGGGTGGCAAGCAGGCCGGCCCCCACACCGCCAGCCTCAGAGCCCCACGTGGCCAAGGCCACTGCCGATGCCTCCATTTGGGGACGAAGCGCAGCGGTGAGGGCAAGGGCGGATTTACAGATCCCGAGGGCTTCAGCTTCGAGCCTGAGAGGGAAATGATAGAGCAGGGAAGGGTGGTGCTCTGGGGCCAGGAAGGCCGACCTGGCACCCCGGTCCATGACAAAGGGGACGGTGTGGACTACTCGTCCTACCTGGCTGACGAACCTCTATCCTGCTCTATCCTGCTGCCGCCTAGCGTCCAGGGACACCTGTCCCCAGAGGGCTCCGCTGCCGAAGGGTCTGCTGACATCCGCGCAGACCTGGAGGTCCGTTCCAGTGGGAGAGGCGCGCTGAGCCCCAGCCCGGGAGAATGGCAGCAGGACTCCATCCGCCCTCTCCACCTCAGTAGCCCTgggtcaggaccagcctgggagaACCGGGAAAGGGGCTCGAAGAGCAGTTTGAGCGTCCAAGCGGATCCCCGCGA CTCCGCGGAAGGCCGTGCCAGGCTGTCTACCCACGACTCTGATTCCGCAGATGCGAGCAGCGGCTTACCTGTGATTACGGTGATCATTCACACCAAAGAAGGAAGCCACGCCAAGCCCGGAAGCCCCGAGAAGCCAGCAGACAC TGGCAGACGCCCGAGTATGCACCGCAAGGAGAGTTACTTTCACGTTCAGGGACCTCTCCTGACCTCT CTCCCTGCATGCAGTCTCACCCCAGCCATGGAGAGGCCGGCCGTGGGAGAGCTGGACATGTCTTCCTTGAAGAAAATGCAGAGTATGGTATGGGGAAAGGTGGGGATCAGGCCCAGCTGTTCAGGAGCTGCAGTTACAGGGCCCCTACCCCGGGGCCCTCTGGGAAGGAAGGTGGCCCAGGAGAAGAAATCCCTAGGGGTTGCAACAAAACTGGCCCTGCTGGGAGCCTTTCCTGCCTGGGGGCAGAGACTCTCAGCAGTTCCACCTGATCCAGCCAACTTCCCGCCAGTGTCTG TGGGGCTCCTGGGGAACTCCGCAAGACCCAAGGAACCCAAGCACAGCAGCCCTGGGAAGAAACCTCCAGGAAGGAAAACCAGGGAGTCCCAGGCTGCGGCCAGAGAAGATAATGACCcaaatagagatgaggtcccaAGGGCCCAA CTTCCCACACACAAATCAGAGCTGATTTCCCTGTCTGTGTGTCATGGAGAGTACAGCAGTGCTGACCCCAATATCAGAGCTCCCCAAG CAGGAACCTCACAGCACTTGGCCTTGAACCTGAGACACCTTGTGCCCAGACACCCTGCACCCTCCA GTGACTAGCAGCCACCTGTCCATCCCCCAAGACTGGAAAGGCAGCAGCTGCCCCCGGGAGCCCAGGGCTGTCCTTGAATAATGCTTTGT TGCATCTGGCTGCAGAGGGAAATTGATGAACTTACACAGCAGCTAG CGGCCATGCAGTTCTTCACTGACAAGCTCCAGGACCTTTGA